The Dermacentor albipictus isolate Rhodes 1998 colony chromosome 2, USDA_Dalb.pri_finalv2, whole genome shotgun sequence genome has a segment encoding these proteins:
- the LOC135912504 gene encoding uncharacterized protein isoform X1, translated as MKTTVACAALLVVLGTFAEMSGAALTTDPECHRLRTKVEKVRPYCVYLCHMPEGYIKMGMEEDGTPCRFFVHEGVCKNGLCLLDKPRKDRPAKDDGGDAKEGGAVTPKVDENTE; from the exons ATGAAGACGACAGTAGCCTGCGCCGCTCTGCTCGTTGTTTTGG GCACGTTTGCAGAGATGAGCGGCGCTGCATTGACAACGGACCCAGAGTGCCATAGACTGCGAACGAAAGTG GAAAAAGTGCGCCCGTACTGCGTCTACCTGTGCCACATGCCCGAAGGTTACATCAAGATGGGCATGGAGGAGGACGGCACCCCTTGCAGG TTCTTCGTGCACGAAGGCGTGTGCAAGAACGGTCTGTGCCTCCTGGACAAACCCAGAAAAGATCGCCCGGCGAAAGACGACGGCGGAGACGCGAAGGAGGGCGGCGCCGTGACACCCAAGGTCGACGAGAACACCGAGTGA
- the LOC135912504 gene encoding uncharacterized protein isoform X2 translates to MSGAALTTDPECHRLRTKVEKVRPYCVYLCHMPEGYIKMGMEEDGTPCRFFVHEGVCKNGLCLLDKPRKDRPAKDDGGDAKEGGAVTPKVDENTE, encoded by the exons ATGAGCGGCGCTGCATTGACAACGGACCCAGAGTGCCATAGACTGCGAACGAAAGTG GAAAAAGTGCGCCCGTACTGCGTCTACCTGTGCCACATGCCCGAAGGTTACATCAAGATGGGCATGGAGGAGGACGGCACCCCTTGCAGG TTCTTCGTGCACGAAGGCGTGTGCAAGAACGGTCTGTGCCTCCTGGACAAACCCAGAAAAGATCGCCCGGCGAAAGACGACGGCGGAGACGCGAAGGAGGGCGGCGCCGTGACACCCAAGGTCGACGAGAACACCGAGTGA